The genomic window TCAAACGCTTTGCCATTGATCCCCAAGATCTGCCCCAGGGCAGCGTGATCATCAACGAACCCAAACGGTTGTACGCCCTGAACAAGGAAACCTTCTGGCTGATCATTGCCAGCCTGGTGATTCTTTCGTTCATTTCCATCATGCTTGTTGCGAGCACGCTGCAACGACGACGCGCGGAAGAACACCTTCGCCTGGCCGAGGAGAAATACCGCAGCATTTTTGAAAATTCGGCCCTGGGCATCTTCAGAACCACGCCGGAAGGACGATTCCTGGACGCCAATCCGGCCATGGCCCGCATGCTCGGGTACGACTCGCCCACAGATCTCATGCAACGGGTCGGCTCGGTCCCCGACGAACTGTACGTTGATCCCCAACAATGGACCCAGGGACTTGCAGCGACCGCAACAGCCGCAGGGCGAATCAATTTCGAAAACCGATTCAGAAAACGGGACGGTTCGGTCATCGTCGCCAACCTGTACCTGCGCATCATCCGCAAGCCTGACGGGAGCGTCGACTCCCTGGAAGGATTTGCCGAGGACATCACCCGGCGCATCCACCTGGAACGACAACTTCTGCAATCCCAGAAGATGGAGGCCATGGGTAGACTGGCGGGAGGTATTGCCCATGATTTCAACAATATCCTGACATCGATCATCAACTCCACCGAGCTGGCTCTCTTGGACGTGGACGAAGATTCCATGACCCATGAGGATCTCACCCGGGTACTCACGGCCTCTCGGCGGGGAAGCCAGCTGGTCAAGCAGATCCTGACATTCAGCCGCCCCAGCCAGGAAGGGTTCGTGCCCACCAACCTCGCCGAGATCATCTCGGAAGCGGTCAGCCTGATCAGAGCCTCCTTTCCGGGCAACATCCGCATCAGGGAAGATATTGCGGCCTCACCCATTTTGTGTCTGGCCGATCCCTCACAAATCCATCAGATTGTCATGAACCTGTGCACCAATGCCTTTCAGGCCATGGACACCCAGGGCGGGACATTGCGCATCCACCTGACCGCAGAAATCCTGACCGAAACCCGGGCCGAGGTACTGGACGTGCGTCCCGGGCATTACGCCAGATTGACCATCGCGGATACGGGCCCGGGCATGACACAGCAAGTCATGGACAAGATCTTCGATCCCTTCTACACGACCAAGGGCAAAAATGAGGGAACCGGGCTCGGGCTGGCCGTTGTCCACGGAATCGTCACGGGACATCAGGGAGCCATTGACGTCTGGAGCCACCCGGGAGCTGGAACTTCTTTTTCCGTTTTTCTTCCCCTGGCCCACCCGGCAGCTGTCGAATCGGAACCGGCCGCCAAGCCGGACGTTTGCAAAGGATCCGGGCGGATCATCTTTGTGGAGGATGATCCCGACCAGCTACGGACCATTCCCCGGATTCTGACCCTGCTTGGCTACAAGGTCACTCCGGTGAGCGCTGCAGAAAGCGCCCTGAGAATCATTGGGCACAGCGAGGCATGCGATCTGCTCATCACCGACTATGACATGCCCGAAATGAACGGCCTGGAACTGGCCCGACACCTCATGGAAATGGCCCCGCACCTCCCCGTGATCATGGTCTCCGGCAGGAACACGGCCACGGAAGCCGCCAGGGACATGGTCAATATCCGAGACGTCTTGCTCAAGCCCTACAACAAGACCACCCTTGCAGAGGCCATTGATCGCATCCTTGGCACGCACGGTTCCGGACCAACAACGGACCATGAATCACCATCCACGACAACTACCCGATGAATCAACCCGAGACCATCTCATGAGCAGAATTCTGGTCATTGATGACGACATCCAGGTTTGCGAGACCATGCATAGCCTGATCTCCCGCATGCAGCTCACCTGCGAGAACGCCCAAACCCTGACCCAGGGCCTTGAACGTCTTGAAGCCGCGGCCTTTGACGTGGTCTTCCTGGATGTCCACCTCCCTGACGGAGACGGTCTGGACGCCTTGCCGACCATCAAGGAAGCCCCGTCAAAACCCGAGGTGATCATCCTTACGGGCAAAGGAGACCCTGATGGGGCCGAACTGGCCATCAAGGGAGGGGTCTGGGACTATCTGGTCAAGCCATCTCCCATCAAGAATATCATGCTCACCCTCAACCGGGTCCTGGCCTACAGAAAAGAAAAAAAGCGCCAAAAGCCCCCCATGGCCTTGAACCTGGAACATGTCATCGGCAAGAGCCCGGTCATGCGGGCATGTTTTGATCTGGTAGCCCAGGCGGCCCAATGTGATTCCAATGTACTCATCACCGGAGAAACCGGCACGGGCAAGGAGCTTTTTGCCCGAACCATTCATGCCAACAGCCTGCGAGCCAATGGACCGTTTATACCTGTTGATTGTGCCGCTTTGACCGAAACCATTCTGGAGAGCATTCTTTTTGGCCATGTCAAAGGGGCCTTTACCGGAGCCGACAGGGACCGGACCGGCCTGGTCAAGCAGGCGGATACGGGAACCCTTTTTTTGGACGAGATCGGAGAGCTCCCGGTATCCCTTCAAAAAACATTTCTTCGTTTCCTCCAGGAACGGACCTTCCGCCCCGTGGGCGACCACCGGGAAACCCAAAGTGATTTTCGCTTGATTGCGGCCACCAACCGGGACCTTGAAACCATGGTCCTCAAGGACAGCTTTCGGGAAGATCTCTATTTCCGTCTCAAGACCATTCTCCTTCCCCTGCCGCCTTTGCGACAACGCAAGCAGGACATCAAACCCCTGGCCCTGTATTTCATTGACCAGATCTGCAACATCCAGGGCAAACCCACCAAGGGCATTGACGGTGATGTGTTTGCCATCCTGGAACAATATCACTGGCGGGGCAATGTGCGTGAACTGGCCAATACCCTGGAACGGGCCGTGGTGGCCGCTGGAGAGGGAAAGACCATCTTTGCCATGCATCTGCCCCCGGATATCCGCATCAAGGTGGTCAAAAACCAACTCCAGGGCAGATCCTTGCCCGCGCCCCCATCTCCCCCGGGGACCGATCCCCTCCCTCATCCCGGGATAAGCGATCCCTGCCCACACATCCCTGCTCTGCGAGAATTTCGCTCGGACATGGAAAAACGCTACCTCCAAAACCTCATGCAGGAGACCCGAAACGACCTGAAAAAGATGCTCAAGCTGTCAGGCCTGTCACGG from Desulfoplanes formicivorans includes these protein-coding regions:
- a CDS encoding hybrid sensor histidine kinase/response regulator, with the translated sequence MTFYRLFPACRTIGILLICCCAQWMTPHTVHAAKPRKNVLLLNSYENGYSWSDTIVQGVKKRFAQSPFNVDLQVEYMDSKRHTSLTMQSMLLDLYAYKFKHIRFDALMTSDNYAFEFLQQYGPEFFPGTPVVFCGVNDLNPGVMENRDRFTGVIENIDVAGTLKLALQLCPETANIVVIGNNDITSLAIRNQVYRALQPFEQRLDVEFWTDASLDELLARIPLLAEDTILYVIPFYKDAHGQFYSAEEVLTSIAAVARVPIFSNWHFLLGHGIMGGRLLDGTRVGAMAAQQVLDIFKGKHPGEIPVIKWYMGEYGFDYTMLKRFAIDPQDLPQGSVIINEPKRLYALNKETFWLIIASLVILSFISIMLVASTLQRRRAEEHLRLAEEKYRSIFENSALGIFRTTPEGRFLDANPAMARMLGYDSPTDLMQRVGSVPDELYVDPQQWTQGLAATATAAGRINFENRFRKRDGSVIVANLYLRIIRKPDGSVDSLEGFAEDITRRIHLERQLLQSQKMEAMGRLAGGIAHDFNNILTSIINSTELALLDVDEDSMTHEDLTRVLTASRRGSQLVKQILTFSRPSQEGFVPTNLAEIISEAVSLIRASFPGNIRIREDIAASPILCLADPSQIHQIVMNLCTNAFQAMDTQGGTLRIHLTAEILTETRAEVLDVRPGHYARLTIADTGPGMTQQVMDKIFDPFYTTKGKNEGTGLGLAVVHGIVTGHQGAIDVWSHPGAGTSFSVFLPLAHPAAVESEPAAKPDVCKGSGRIIFVEDDPDQLRTIPRILTLLGYKVTPVSAAESALRIIGHSEACDLLITDYDMPEMNGLELARHLMEMAPHLPVIMVSGRNTATEAARDMVNIRDVLLKPYNKTTLAEAIDRILGTHGSGPTTDHESPSTTTTR
- a CDS encoding sigma-54-dependent transcriptional regulator, with the protein product MSRILVIDDDIQVCETMHSLISRMQLTCENAQTLTQGLERLEAAAFDVVFLDVHLPDGDGLDALPTIKEAPSKPEVIILTGKGDPDGAELAIKGGVWDYLVKPSPIKNIMLTLNRVLAYRKEKKRQKPPMALNLEHVIGKSPVMRACFDLVAQAAQCDSNVLITGETGTGKELFARTIHANSLRANGPFIPVDCAALTETILESILFGHVKGAFTGADRDRTGLVKQADTGTLFLDEIGELPVSLQKTFLRFLQERTFRPVGDHRETQSDFRLIAATNRDLETMVLKDSFREDLYFRLKTILLPLPPLRQRKQDIKPLALYFIDQICNIQGKPTKGIDGDVFAILEQYHWRGNVRELANTLERAVVAAGEGKTIFAMHLPPDIRIKVVKNQLQGRSLPAPPSPPGTDPLPHPGISDPCPHIPALREFRSDMEKRYLQNLMQETRNDLKKMLKLSGLSRSHFYALIKKHGIDV